A genomic stretch from SAR202 cluster bacterium includes:
- a CDS encoding amidohydrolase family protein: protein MLDTVIKGGTVVTSAGVGKWDVGIIGERIVVVAAPESVPMEAKRIVNAEGRIVVPGGIEPHIHAASNLQPNIPQIVPDMPNAGPLDHTLGAIWGGTTTVVDFAPVPNEGDLVKGVHDFMKVWKGQGYTDYSTHCVYTDKSTPDAISRYGELVRAGFPSVKIFTTDTRPEGHRPSYSVVAKIDMGRLDALMRVMQREDGMLAVHGADDELTMYNYLIAKQMGWWDWPHISKVHSNLVEEMAFQRVVRLAKKTGVGMYFVHVTAKEGLEAIEEARSDGMAVYGEVLTLALSFNADNYKASDGMKFHTYPSLKYEEDKQRLWKGLLHGELTVTATDSGFTTYTDKIAGRNVLDMRGGNIGIEIRMGVVYSEAVVKRGLSLERYADITSTNAARMLGFYPRKGVIAIGSDADICIIDPKLKKKLTMKDLHVRDYSPWEGWEVQGWPTTVLLRGKVMVDGGKLLGKPGDGQLIPRKMTPAYLQRPAF, encoded by the coding sequence ATGCTGGACACGGTGATAAAGGGCGGGACGGTAGTGACGTCTGCGGGTGTGGGGAAGTGGGATGTGGGGATTATCGGGGAGAGGATTGTGGTGGTGGCGGCGCCGGAGTCGGTGCCGATGGAGGCTAAGCGCATCGTCAACGCCGAGGGGCGGATTGTGGTGCCGGGGGGCATCGAGCCGCACATACATGCGGCGTCGAACCTCCAGCCGAACATACCGCAAATCGTGCCGGACATGCCCAACGCGGGGCCGTTGGACCACACGCTGGGGGCGATATGGGGCGGCACGACGACGGTGGTGGACTTTGCGCCGGTGCCTAATGAAGGCGATTTAGTCAAAGGCGTCCACGATTTCATGAAGGTGTGGAAGGGGCAGGGTTACACCGATTATTCGACGCACTGTGTTTATACAGACAAGAGCACGCCCGACGCGATTTCTCGGTATGGCGAGCTGGTGAGGGCGGGATTTCCCAGCGTCAAGATTTTCACTACGGACACGAGGCCGGAGGGGCACAGGCCGTCGTACAGCGTCGTCGCCAAGATTGACATGGGGCGGCTGGACGCGCTGATGCGGGTGATGCAGAGGGAAGATGGGATGCTGGCGGTGCACGGGGCGGACGACGAGCTGACGATGTACAACTACCTCATCGCCAAGCAGATGGGGTGGTGGGACTGGCCGCACATCTCCAAGGTCCATTCCAACCTGGTGGAGGAGATGGCGTTCCAGCGGGTGGTCCGGCTGGCGAAGAAGACGGGCGTAGGGATGTATTTTGTCCATGTGACGGCCAAGGAGGGGCTGGAGGCTATCGAGGAGGCGCGAAGCGACGGGATGGCGGTGTACGGCGAGGTGCTGACCCTGGCGCTAAGCTTCAACGCCGACAACTACAAGGCCTCCGACGGGATGAAGTTTCATACTTATCCGTCGTTGAAGTATGAAGAGGACAAGCAGCGATTATGGAAGGGGCTGCTTCATGGCGAGCTTACCGTCACGGCAACGGACAGCGGATTTACTACATACACAGACAAGATTGCGGGCCGCAACGTGCTGGACATGCGAGGCGGGAACATTGGCATCGAGATACGTATGGGGGTGGTGTATTCGGAGGCGGTGGTGAAGCGTGGGCTGAGCCTGGAGCGCTATGCCGACATCACGTCCACCAACGCCGCCAGGATGCTGGGCTTCTACCCTCGGAAGGGGGTCATCGCCATCGGCAGCGACGCCGACATCTGCATTATCGACCCCAAGTTAAAGAAAAAACTGACGATGAAGGACCTGCACGTGCGGGACTACAGCCCGTGGGAGGGCTGGGAGGTGCAGGGGTGGCCGACGACGGTGCTGCTGAGGGGGAAGGTTATGGTGGACGGCGGGAAGCTGCTAGGGAAGCCAGGCGACGGGCAGTTAATACCGAGGAAGATGACGCCAGCTTATTTGCAGCGGCCTGCGTTTTAG
- a CDS encoding Gfo/Idh/MocA family oxidoreductase, giving the protein MPKETLRVGIIGAGRWAQFAHLPAWSRQQNVKLVWVCDIDEALAGQMSKEYNAPHATTNWQKVVSRPDLDIIDICTPSQTHYEIAQAAIASGKHVLCEKPVNYDFRKTLALSQEAKRKRLKTKLGFTFRYTPGVRYAKSLIDEGFVGRPLIFNGYEQNSQWLNPQTPLRDSQVKTEKPGINVASLEGYGAPIIDISRWWVGADYTSVVGTMRNFIPERAIRGKTGLHRVNIDDGDVFLAEYANGAFATIQTSFCTVGNFPGVEARFYGDKGAIIVRVVEEFGVPETVRAAKPDSIEYKQLDIPRRFFPRDYVPGESARNTFYTNLVTDFVEEIHDGGARNQGNFDDGAWVQEMINAVEISHHQRRWVDLPLPR; this is encoded by the coding sequence ATGCCAAAAGAAACTCTTCGAGTCGGCATCATCGGTGCGGGGCGATGGGCCCAGTTCGCCCACCTGCCTGCCTGGAGCCGTCAGCAGAACGTCAAACTCGTCTGGGTCTGTGACATCGACGAGGCCCTCGCCGGTCAGATGTCTAAAGAGTACAACGCGCCTCACGCCACCACCAACTGGCAGAAAGTCGTCTCGCGCCCTGACCTGGACATCATCGATATCTGCACTCCCTCCCAGACCCACTATGAAATCGCTCAGGCTGCCATCGCCTCCGGCAAGCACGTCCTCTGCGAAAAGCCCGTCAACTATGACTTCCGCAAGACCCTCGCCCTCAGCCAGGAGGCCAAGCGAAAGCGCCTCAAGACCAAGCTAGGCTTCACCTTCCGCTACACTCCGGGCGTCCGCTACGCCAAGTCGCTTATCGACGAAGGCTTCGTCGGGCGGCCCCTCATCTTCAACGGCTACGAGCAGAACTCTCAGTGGCTCAACCCCCAGACGCCCCTGCGCGACTCCCAGGTCAAGACCGAAAAGCCCGGCATCAACGTCGCCTCCCTGGAAGGCTACGGCGCGCCTATCATCGACATCAGCCGATGGTGGGTCGGCGCCGACTATACCAGCGTCGTCGGCACCATGCGCAACTTTATCCCCGAGCGCGCCATCCGCGGCAAGACCGGCCTGCACCGCGTCAACATCGACGACGGCGATGTCTTCCTGGCCGAATACGCCAACGGCGCCTTCGCCACTATCCAGACCAGCTTCTGCACCGTCGGCAACTTCCCCGGCGTCGAGGCCCGCTTCTACGGCGACAAGGGCGCGATAATCGTCCGCGTCGTCGAGGAGTTCGGCGTGCCCGAGACCGTCCGTGCCGCCAAGCCGGACAGCATCGAATACAAGCAGCTGGACATCCCCCGCCGCTTCTTCCCCCGCGACTACGTCCCCGGCGAGTCTGCCAGGAACACTTTCTATACCAACCTCGTCACCGATTTTGTCGAGGAGATTCACGACGGCGGCGCCAGAAATCAGGGCAACTTTGACGACGGAGCCTGGGTCCAGGAGATGATTAACGCCGTCGAAATTTCCCACCATCAGCGCCGCTGGGTGGACCTCCCCCTCCCTCGATAA
- a CDS encoding DUF885 domain-containing protein: MDTQAKYFDRALDHFLRFFYAHHPVDATFIGVHDYDGNLPDFSPGGVHSLLYALARRGRELRAISPASLTHTQALDKKLVEGFIATRTWEYSSGFLINHCPAVYSGEAALGLIALLRRPFAPIQQRAESLIQRLEAIPAFLQQAQANLQDAPPSWTDRAIKECVGARILIDKGIPILAKQEGFASSTLNSALTKGSAAFAKFQHFLESDLRQRPSDAYSCGPEALDIIIKKCHFLKESAAEIEAYALEQFHTSRALLEAGALKMGVRDYPTALALLDDHQASASGFYASHQRHHDAVRAAAIEHHLFAWPEDYDIQFVQQPPWLREAAPYLYVLPYHSEPAFDHLPFVDYMMRPMPDDPSAHKPFLRANNDSVVKLNYVVHHGGLGHHIQNYYAYRAKSRIGQIAAVDVAYRIAMLSGGTLCEGWAQYTVDLMEEIGLMTPLEKYSQHYARMRAAARAIVDVKLHTGQWSFETCEAFYKEHVNFTPAAARTETVRDAIIPGVGMMYLLGIDGIKNLRRDMQRKEGASFNLQSFHDRLLAYGSIPVPLIAEAMLGD; this comes from the coding sequence ATGGATACGCAAGCCAAGTACTTCGACCGCGCCCTGGACCACTTCCTGCGGTTCTTCTACGCCCACCACCCCGTGGACGCCACCTTCATCGGCGTACATGACTACGACGGCAACCTTCCCGACTTCTCGCCTGGCGGCGTCCACTCCCTCCTCTACGCCCTCGCCCGCCGAGGCCGCGAATTGCGGGCCATCTCCCCCGCCTCCCTCACTCACACCCAGGCCCTCGACAAAAAGCTGGTCGAAGGTTTCATCGCCACCCGCACCTGGGAATACTCCTCCGGCTTCCTGATAAACCACTGCCCGGCCGTCTACTCCGGCGAGGCCGCCCTTGGCCTCATCGCCCTTCTCCGCCGACCCTTCGCCCCTATACAGCAACGCGCCGAGTCATTAATCCAGCGCCTTGAGGCCATCCCCGCCTTCCTACAACAAGCCCAGGCCAACCTTCAGGACGCGCCCCCATCATGGACTGACCGGGCCATCAAGGAGTGCGTCGGCGCACGTATATTGATCGATAAAGGCATCCCCATCCTCGCCAAACAGGAAGGCTTCGCCAGCTCTACCCTCAATTCCGCCCTCACGAAAGGAAGTGCCGCCTTCGCCAAGTTCCAGCACTTCCTGGAATCCGACCTGCGCCAACGCCCCAGCGACGCCTACTCCTGCGGCCCCGAAGCCCTGGACATCATCATCAAAAAGTGCCATTTCCTCAAAGAGTCCGCCGCCGAAATCGAGGCCTACGCCTTGGAGCAGTTCCACACCTCCCGCGCCCTCCTGGAGGCCGGCGCCCTCAAGATGGGCGTCCGCGACTACCCCACCGCCCTGGCCCTCCTCGATGACCATCAGGCCAGCGCCAGCGGCTTCTACGCCAGCCACCAGCGCCACCACGACGCCGTCCGCGCCGCCGCCATAGAACACCACCTCTTCGCCTGGCCCGAGGACTATGACATCCAGTTCGTCCAGCAGCCGCCCTGGCTCCGCGAGGCCGCCCCATACCTCTACGTCCTCCCCTACCATTCCGAGCCCGCCTTTGACCACCTCCCCTTCGTCGATTACATGATGCGTCCCATGCCCGACGACCCCTCCGCCCATAAACCCTTCCTCCGCGCCAACAACGACAGCGTGGTCAAGCTCAACTACGTCGTCCACCACGGCGGCCTGGGCCATCACATCCAAAACTATTACGCCTACCGCGCCAAGTCGCGCATAGGGCAGATTGCCGCCGTCGATGTCGCCTACCGAATCGCTATGCTCAGCGGCGGCACGTTGTGCGAGGGCTGGGCCCAATATACCGTTGACTTGATGGAAGAGATCGGTCTCATGACGCCCTTGGAGAAGTACAGCCAGCACTACGCCCGGATGCGCGCCGCCGCCCGTGCCATCGTAGATGTTAAACTCCACACCGGCCAGTGGAGTTTCGAGACCTGCGAGGCCTTCTATAAAGAGCACGTCAACTTCACGCCCGCCGCCGCCCGCACCGAGACCGTCCGCGACGCTATCATCCCCGGGGTCGGTATGATGTACCTCTTGGGCATCGACGGCATCAAAAACCTCCGCCGCGACATGCAGCGCAAAGAAGGCGCCAGCTTCAACCTCCAGTCCTTCCACGACCGCCTCCTCGCCTACGGCTCTATTCCCGTCCCCCTTATCGCTGAGGCTATGCTAGGCGATTAG
- a CDS encoding thiamine pyrophosphate-requiring protein, translated as MRTIDVMAQILKKEGVQFLSAFPTTPVIEACAEAGIRPVICRQERVGVGIADGFTRVTNANPPGAFAMQYGPGAENAYAGVATAFSDAVPMLLLPLGHPRHQDGIFPHFSSLRNYAPITKHIEQVNSPERIAPALRRAFAAMKMGRPGPAMVEIPVDIATSQADSALAENYQPVKRTMSQGNPDDVLAAAKALLKAKAPVIHAGQGVLYADATNELIELAELLQVPVVTTMAGKSGFPEGHPLALGSVSTTMNGAAYSFLKNADLVFAIGSSLTKHAMTTHIPAGKTIIHATNDSIDISKDYVVDYPVIGDARLVLRQFIEACKDLLGKKSRNGKTEAEVAKARQAWLKEWNPRLTSSEVPISPYRVIHEFMQAVKPSEAIMTHDSGSPRDQIMPFYKSDGPRTYIGWGKSHGLGTGLGLIMGAKMAQPEKFCVNLMGDAAFGMVGTDFETAARSGIPICTIVLNNSSMACETDAMAASHRLYNARDLGGNYADMASAMGGWSERVTDPGKIAGAIKRARKATEGGKAALLEFITKQETQTSHKRAFQG; from the coding sequence ATGCGCACCATAGACGTCATGGCCCAAATCTTAAAGAAGGAAGGCGTCCAGTTCCTCAGCGCCTTCCCCACTACGCCCGTCATCGAAGCCTGCGCCGAGGCTGGCATTCGTCCCGTCATCTGCCGACAGGAGCGCGTCGGTGTCGGCATCGCCGACGGCTTCACCCGCGTCACCAACGCCAATCCTCCAGGCGCCTTCGCCATGCAGTACGGCCCCGGCGCCGAGAACGCCTACGCCGGCGTCGCCACCGCCTTCTCCGACGCCGTTCCCATGCTCCTCCTCCCCTTGGGCCATCCCAGGCATCAGGACGGCATCTTCCCTCACTTCAGCTCCCTTAGGAACTACGCCCCTATTACCAAGCACATCGAGCAGGTCAACTCCCCGGAGCGCATCGCCCCTGCCCTCAGACGCGCCTTCGCCGCCATGAAGATGGGCCGGCCCGGCCCGGCCATGGTAGAGATCCCCGTAGACATTGCCACCTCCCAGGCCGATTCCGCCTTGGCCGAGAACTACCAGCCCGTCAAGAGGACCATGTCCCAGGGCAATCCTGACGATGTCCTCGCCGCCGCCAAGGCCCTTCTCAAGGCCAAAGCCCCCGTCATTCATGCCGGCCAGGGCGTCCTCTACGCCGACGCCACTAACGAACTCATCGAACTAGCCGAACTCCTCCAGGTCCCCGTCGTCACCACTATGGCCGGCAAAAGCGGCTTCCCTGAAGGACACCCCCTCGCCCTCGGCAGCGTCTCCACCACCATGAACGGCGCGGCCTACTCTTTCCTCAAGAACGCCGACCTGGTCTTCGCCATCGGCTCCAGCCTAACCAAGCATGCCATGACCACCCACATTCCCGCTGGCAAGACGATTATCCACGCCACCAACGATTCTATCGACATCTCCAAGGACTACGTGGTGGACTACCCCGTCATCGGCGACGCCAGGCTGGTCCTCCGCCAGTTCATCGAGGCTTGCAAAGACCTCCTGGGCAAGAAGTCGCGCAACGGCAAGACCGAGGCGGAGGTCGCCAAGGCCCGCCAAGCCTGGCTCAAGGAGTGGAACCCCCGTCTCACCTCCAGCGAAGTCCCCATCAGCCCCTATCGCGTCATTCATGAATTCATGCAAGCGGTGAAGCCCTCCGAAGCCATCATGACCCACGACTCCGGCAGCCCCCGAGACCAGATCATGCCCTTTTACAAGTCCGACGGCCCTCGCACCTATATCGGCTGGGGCAAGTCCCACGGCTTGGGCACCGGCCTGGGCCTTATCATGGGCGCCAAGATGGCCCAGCCTGAGAAGTTCTGCGTCAACCTTATGGGCGATGCTGCCTTCGGCATGGTCGGCACCGACTTCGAGACCGCGGCCCGCTCAGGCATCCCCATCTGCACGATAGTCTTAAACAACTCCTCCATGGCCTGCGAGACCGACGCCATGGCCGCCTCCCACCGCCTTTATAACGCCCGCGACCTCGGCGGTAACTACGCTGATATGGCCAGTGCCATGGGCGGCTGGTCGGAGCGCGTCACCGACCCGGGCAAAATCGCCGGGGCCATCAAGCGCGCTCGTAAGGCGACGGAGGGCGGCAAGGCCGCCTTGCTGGAGTTCATCACCAAGCAGGAGACCCAGACCTCCCACAAGCGGGCGTTCCAGGGGTAG
- a CDS encoding ribbon-helix-helix protein, CopG family, whose product MQRITTSLPDDLMQRLRAIAVERNISMAPLVREAIEEKVNRHRPKPRSFGIGASGYTDTAMRSAVERPKPSSWN is encoded by the coding sequence ATGCAGCGCATCACCACATCTCTACCAGACGACCTGATGCAGCGATTGCGCGCCATCGCCGTGGAGCGCAACATATCCATGGCCCCTTTGGTTCGTGAAGCTATAGAGGAGAAGGTCAACCGCCATCGTCCAAAACCCAGAAGCTTCGGAATTGGTGCCTCTGGCTACACCGACACTGCCATGCGCAGCGCCGTGGAGCGTCCCAAGCCAAGTAGCTGGAATTAG
- a CDS encoding SDR family oxidoreductase, protein MPVLPEFRLDGKIAFIAGEGEGESPVIAAAMVEAGAKVFMFAPRQVTVEGGMTAASKIGGQALGLFGDPSDAVGLEKGMAAFMPIFGRVDILVNNSRVPFAKPFEEVTPQEWDEAVRKNLRSAYVLSHRIGKEFLKQGKGRIINVVSGLAERGQWNSTAFCATQSAMMGFTRALSLEWAKKGVRVNAVGVGWQEGQNTGAGALEDEKLVKYIPLRKRGRPQDIGALVAYLASDACEFVSGQAIYIDGGLMAHP, encoded by the coding sequence ATGCCTGTACTTCCTGAGTTTCGATTGGATGGCAAGATTGCGTTCATCGCTGGCGAGGGTGAGGGAGAGAGCCCGGTCATCGCGGCGGCGATGGTGGAGGCCGGGGCAAAGGTGTTCATGTTCGCGCCTCGACAGGTGACGGTGGAGGGCGGGATGACGGCGGCGTCTAAGATCGGAGGGCAGGCGCTGGGGTTATTCGGCGACCCGTCGGACGCGGTGGGACTGGAGAAGGGGATGGCGGCGTTCATGCCGATATTCGGGCGGGTGGACATCCTGGTCAACAACTCGAGGGTGCCCTTCGCCAAGCCTTTCGAGGAAGTGACGCCGCAGGAGTGGGATGAGGCGGTGCGAAAGAACCTGCGCTCGGCGTATGTGCTGAGCCATCGGATTGGGAAGGAGTTCTTGAAGCAGGGCAAGGGCAGGATTATCAACGTGGTGTCGGGGCTGGCGGAGCGGGGGCAGTGGAACTCGACGGCCTTCTGCGCGACACAGAGCGCCATGATGGGGTTCACTCGCGCGCTGTCGCTGGAGTGGGCGAAGAAGGGGGTGCGGGTCAACGCGGTGGGCGTGGGCTGGCAGGAGGGGCAGAATACAGGGGCGGGCGCGTTGGAGGACGAGAAGCTGGTGAAGTACATTCCGCTGCGGAAACGGGGGAGGCCGCAGGACATTGGGGCGCTGGTAGCGTACCTGGCGTCGGACGCGTGCGAGTTTGTGTCAGGGCAGGCGATATACATTGACGGCGGACTGATGGCGCATCCGTAG
- a CDS encoding SDR family NAD(P)-dependent oxidoreductase gives MLDKLSLDGKVTIVTGGGTGLGRAMVRALARAGSNIALSARRREPIEEVAAEVKSLGRDAVAITADLTKSDQANAMVKKVLSHFGKVDVLMNNAAQLGAPRTPIWDMSDEEWRVGMDTTLTSAFYCSRAIAKHMADRRRGKIINVASGYGMRGGKDMYTYTCAKGGVIQLTRTLALSLAPYGVTANTIVPGFIPTREGQGTNPEYMPTGKFPKPEDLGPVAVFLASEASDYMTGEMISVDGAAMAAGFSPTGYAPVVALR, from the coding sequence ATGCTCGATAAGCTGAGTCTGGACGGTAAAGTGACGATTGTGACCGGCGGCGGGACGGGATTGGGCCGCGCGATGGTGCGGGCGCTGGCGAGGGCCGGGTCCAACATCGCGCTGTCGGCGAGACGGAGGGAGCCTATCGAGGAGGTGGCGGCAGAGGTGAAGTCGCTGGGGCGGGACGCTGTTGCCATAACTGCTGACCTGACAAAGTCGGACCAGGCTAACGCGATGGTGAAGAAGGTGCTGTCGCATTTCGGGAAGGTGGACGTGCTGATGAACAACGCGGCGCAGTTAGGCGCGCCTCGCACGCCGATATGGGACATGTCGGACGAGGAGTGGCGAGTGGGCATGGACACCACCTTGACTAGCGCGTTCTATTGCAGCCGGGCCATTGCCAAACACATGGCGGACCGGCGGAGGGGGAAGATAATCAACGTGGCGTCAGGATACGGGATGCGGGGCGGGAAGGATATGTATACGTACACGTGCGCCAAGGGCGGGGTCATACAGCTAACACGGACGTTGGCGCTCAGCCTGGCGCCCTACGGCGTGACGGCCAACACCATCGTCCCCGGGTTTATACCGACGCGAGAGGGGCAGGGGACGAACCCGGAGTACATGCCGACGGGGAAGTTCCCGAAGCCGGAGGACCTGGGGCCGGTGGCGGTGTTCCTGGCGTCGGAGGCGTCGGACTATATGACGGGGGAGATGATATCGGTGGACGGAGCGGCTATGGCGGCGGGGTTCTCACCGACGGGGTACGCGCCGGTGGTGGCTCTTAGATAA
- a CDS encoding biotin--[acetyl-CoA-carboxylase] ligase, whose amino-acid sequence MAVNLVQEVLKGGLYTRVVGKRLLYFEELTSTMDRAVSEASGGAMEGTVVVAGRQSQGRGRFQRLWVSEAGNLLFSVVFYPSLKTLPFLSIVASLAVVRAIEQETTLRPSIKWPNDILLRGEKVCGLLVENAIEGQKVTHAIVGVGLNVSLDTSAYPEIKDIATSLNAEAGKDISQAGVLRRLLYAMDGLYVSMREGWSPVSEWREHLATLGQRVEVRWKEEVIAGVAEDVDEMGHLMVRRDDGTLARLTAGEVTFKKASEETGMKGAVDAR is encoded by the coding sequence TTGGCTGTCAACCTGGTGCAAGAGGTCCTCAAAGGCGGCCTGTACACTCGAGTGGTAGGCAAGCGGCTCCTTTACTTTGAGGAGCTGACTTCCACTATGGACCGGGCGGTGTCCGAGGCCTCGGGCGGGGCGATGGAGGGGACGGTGGTGGTGGCGGGGAGGCAGAGCCAGGGGAGGGGTCGGTTCCAGCGCCTGTGGGTGTCAGAGGCTGGGAACCTGCTATTCTCGGTGGTTTTCTATCCGTCGCTGAAGACGCTGCCGTTCTTGAGCATTGTGGCGTCGCTGGCGGTGGTCAGAGCCATCGAGCAGGAGACCACGCTGAGACCGAGCATCAAGTGGCCTAACGACATCCTGCTGCGGGGGGAAAAGGTGTGCGGGCTGCTAGTGGAGAACGCCATCGAGGGGCAGAAGGTAACGCATGCCATCGTCGGCGTAGGGCTGAACGTATCGCTGGACACGTCGGCGTACCCGGAGATAAAAGACATCGCGACGAGTCTCAACGCCGAGGCCGGGAAGGATATAAGCCAGGCGGGCGTGCTGCGTCGGCTGCTGTACGCGATGGACGGGCTGTATGTGTCGATGCGGGAGGGGTGGTCGCCGGTGAGCGAGTGGAGGGAACACCTGGCGACGCTGGGGCAGCGGGTGGAGGTACGGTGGAAGGAGGAGGTGATCGCCGGCGTGGCGGAGGACGTGGACGAGATGGGGCATCTGATGGTGCGCCGCGACGACGGGACGCTGGCGCGGCTGACGGCGGGGGAGGTCACTTTCAAGAAGGCATCGGAAGAAACTGGAATGAAGGGAGCAGTTGATGCTCGATAA
- the mgtE gene encoding magnesium transporter — protein sequence MHQPEIKSPEAAPETQVTDRERIERLIGELTELLSGEDQGPAMALFVSQHPADQAEVLSALPSERQLALLKALRSEETARIMEHLDAEVASRLVEQLEGPRAARVLRETTEDVATDILRRLPEEQSRRILEVMGRPEELLALLKYPDESAGGLMVTEFPSVRADLRAANALDLLGIYGPMAEDIGSLLVVDNAGRLVGLLSVTRLALARPNTRVSQVMNTDVKWVLPTADQEECARIKERYDLSFLPVADENQRPLGIILGDDLVDVLKEEATEDIYRYGTVPETEVSYFKSRLLDVARRRVVWLFLLILVNTVTGSIIASQSDLLEEVVILAAFVPLLIGTGGNVGAQSSTVVIRGIATGEVTRSQAVYVIGREIAVGALLGVALGAIVIGWAFLLGRELDVGFVVGITMVVIAATAAMTGGGLPFLFRWLKLDPALVSAPFITTFMDIIGVGVYFLVAHLVLNL from the coding sequence GTGCACCAGCCCGAAATCAAATCGCCGGAGGCCGCTCCCGAAACGCAGGTCACGGACAGGGAGCGCATCGAGAGGTTGATTGGCGAGCTGACGGAGCTTCTCAGCGGTGAGGACCAGGGCCCGGCGATGGCCCTTTTCGTGAGCCAGCACCCGGCGGACCAGGCCGAGGTGCTGTCAGCCCTGCCATCGGAGCGGCAGCTGGCGCTACTGAAGGCCCTGAGGTCGGAAGAAACGGCCCGGATTATGGAGCATCTGGACGCCGAGGTGGCCTCGAGGCTTGTCGAGCAGCTAGAGGGGCCTAGGGCCGCGAGGGTCTTGCGAGAGACGACGGAGGACGTGGCGACGGACATACTCAGGCGATTGCCGGAGGAGCAGTCGCGCAGGATTCTGGAGGTCATGGGCAGGCCGGAGGAGCTGCTGGCCTTGCTGAAGTACCCCGACGAAAGCGCCGGCGGCCTGATGGTCACAGAGTTCCCGTCGGTGCGGGCGGACCTGCGGGCGGCCAACGCCTTGGATTTGCTGGGAATATACGGGCCGATGGCTGAGGATATCGGGTCGCTGCTGGTGGTGGACAACGCGGGGAGGCTGGTGGGACTGCTAAGCGTTACGCGGCTGGCGCTGGCGCGTCCAAATACTCGCGTGTCTCAGGTGATGAACACGGATGTGAAGTGGGTCCTGCCCACAGCAGACCAGGAGGAGTGCGCCCGCATCAAGGAGCGCTATGACCTGAGCTTTCTTCCGGTGGCGGATGAGAACCAGAGGCCGTTGGGAATAATCCTGGGTGATGACTTGGTGGACGTGCTGAAGGAAGAGGCCACGGAAGACATATATCGATACGGCACCGTGCCTGAGACCGAGGTGAGCTATTTCAAGTCAAGGCTGCTGGACGTGGCAAGGCGGCGAGTGGTGTGGCTGTTCCTTCTAATTCTGGTCAACACTGTCACGGGTTCGATCATCGCCAGCCAATCGGACTTGCTGGAGGAGGTGGTGATACTGGCGGCGTTTGTGCCGCTGCTTATCGGGACGGGAGGCAACGTGGGGGCGCAGTCGTCGACGGTGGTAATACGAGGCATCGCGACCGGGGAAGTGACAAGGAGCCAGGCGGTATATGTCATTGGGCGCGAGATAGCGGTGGGCGCACTGCTAGGCGTGGCACTAGGGGCAATAGTCATCGGGTGGGCGTTCCTACTGGGGCGGGAGTTGGACGTGGGATTTGTGGTAGGGATAACCATGGTGGTCATCGCGGCGACGGCGGCGATGACGGGGGGCGGGCTGCCGTTCCTGTTTCGATGGCTAAAGCTGGACCCGGCGCTAGTGTCGGCGCCGTTCATAACCACGTTTATGGACATCATCGGCGTGGGCGTGTATTTCCTGGTGGCGCACCTGGTGCTGAATCTGTAA